The genomic DNA CAAGACCGAGTTCCATTTTCGTGAGAATCGATTTCATCACAGTTCCTAAATCTTCGACCACCGCTTGCGTGGCTGTCTCGAAGTGGCTGGCCTGTTGACGCGGAACAATCCACGTTTCAAATGGAAATCGACTCGCATACGGACACATCACGACGAAGTGTTCGGTCTCCATGACAATCCGTTCGCCGGTCGCCAGTTCCTGCTGAATCATGTCTGAAAAGATTGACCGTCCTCGGTACTTGTAGAACTTTTCAGCGCCGTCGAGCTCTTCCTGAATCGTAATGGGGACGATCGGACTGACGATCAATTGTGAATGGGAATGGTCCAGCGACGCCCCGGCACGCGCCCCCTTGTTCTTGAAAATCAAGCCATGAACCAAACGGGTATCACGTTTTAGATCGACAAGTCGGTCGTGATACACCCAGAAGACTTCCCGAATGTTTTCGACACTCAGCCGCGACATATTCTGTTCGCGGTGGGGACACTCCACGATCACTTCATGAGCGCCAATGCCGTTCATCATGTCATAGATACCGACGCCCCGTTTGTCGAGTTGTCCTTCGACTGTGACAGCTGGGAATTTGTTCGGGATCACACGAACACGCCACCCCGGTTCGTTGGCTTCACCAGAGTTTCGGTAAGCCATGATCTCCGGAGTCGTTGCGTCTTCATGTCCCTCCAGAAATGGATCAAAGCTCGTTGTTGAGAGTTCATCCGCATCGCTCACATT from Thalassoglobus polymorphus includes the following:
- the galT gene encoding galactose-1-phosphate uridylyltransferase; protein product: MQELRKDPIVGRWVIIAPERLTRPQNVSDADELSTTSFDPFLEGHEDATTPEIMAYRNSGEANEPGWRVRVIPNKFPAVTVEGQLDKRGVGIYDMMNGIGAHEVIVECPHREQNMSRLSVENIREVFWVYHDRLVDLKRDTRLVHGLIFKNKGARAGASLDHSHSQLIVSPIVPITIQEELDGAEKFYKYRGRSIFSDMIQQELATGERIVMETEHFVVMCPYASRFPFETWIVPRQQASHFETATQAVVEDLGTVMKSILTKMELGLDDPPYNYVLHTAPFSSPNLPHFRWHIELFPRLSRVAGFEWGSGFYINTVPPEEAAQFLRGTELTFT